A single Comamonas sp. NLF-1-9 DNA region contains:
- the gcvT gene encoding glycine cleavage system aminomethyltransferase GcvT encodes MSDTPLLTTPLAGLHQELGARMVPFAGYSMPVQYPAGLMAEHLHTREHAGLFDVSHMGQLRIKGPQAASALESLMPVDVAGLAVGKQRYGLLLNDAGGIIDDLMFFREAEDVFFLIVNGACKLGDIAHLREKIGARCTIETLPEHGLLALQGPQAGAALARLVPAAEQLVFMSGIHTDWQGTPLFITRSGYTGEDGFEISLPGDKAEALARALLAQPEVKPVGLGARNSLRLEAGLCLYGNDIDASTTPPEAGLNWAIQKVRRSGGERAGGFPGADKVLAQIADPSTLTRKRVGLVALERVPVREHTPLHEVGGAAIGTITSGLLAPSLGKPIALGYVPPQFAAVGTRVDALVRGKPVPMQVAATPFLAPRYHRG; translated from the coding sequence TTGTCCGATACCCCCCTGCTCACCACACCGCTGGCCGGCCTGCACCAGGAACTGGGTGCACGCATGGTGCCCTTTGCCGGATACAGCATGCCGGTGCAATACCCCGCCGGCCTGATGGCCGAGCACTTGCACACGCGCGAACACGCCGGGCTGTTCGACGTCTCGCACATGGGCCAGCTCAGGATCAAGGGGCCGCAGGCCGCCAGCGCGCTCGAGAGCCTCATGCCCGTGGACGTCGCCGGCCTTGCCGTGGGCAAGCAGCGCTATGGCCTGCTGCTCAACGACGCCGGCGGCATCATCGACGACCTGATGTTCTTTCGCGAAGCCGAAGACGTCTTCTTCCTGATCGTCAACGGCGCCTGCAAGCTCGGTGACATCGCCCACCTGCGCGAAAAAATCGGCGCGCGCTGCACCATCGAAACCCTGCCCGAGCACGGCCTGCTGGCCCTGCAAGGCCCGCAGGCCGGCGCGGCGCTCGCGCGCCTGGTGCCGGCCGCAGAGCAGCTCGTGTTCATGAGCGGCATCCACACCGACTGGCAAGGCACGCCGCTCTTCATCACGCGCAGCGGCTACACCGGCGAGGACGGTTTTGAAATCTCGCTGCCCGGCGACAAGGCCGAGGCCCTGGCCCGCGCGCTGCTGGCGCAGCCCGAAGTCAAGCCCGTCGGCCTTGGCGCGCGCAACTCCCTGCGTCTGGAAGCCGGCCTGTGCCTGTATGGCAACGACATCGACGCCAGCACCACCCCGCCCGAAGCGGGCCTGAACTGGGCCATCCAGAAGGTGCGCCGCAGCGGCGGCGAGCGCGCGGGCGGCTTTCCGGGCGCGGACAAGGTGCTGGCGCAGATTGCCGACCCCTCCACCCTCACGCGCAAGCGCGTAGGCCTGGTCGCACTGGAGCGCGTGCCGGTGCGCGAGCACACGCCCCTGCACGAAGTGGGCGGCGCCGCGATAGGCACGATCACCAGCGGGCTGCTGGCGCCGTCGCTGGGCAAACCCATCGCCCTGGGCTATGTGCCGCCGCAGTTTGCCGCCGTGGGCACGCGCGTGGACGCGCTGGTGCGCGGCAAGCCCGTGCCCATGCAAGTGGCTGCCACCCCTTTCCTTGCGCCGCGCTACCACCGCGGATAG
- a CDS encoding SDR family NAD(P)-dependent oxidoreductase, with amino-acid sequence MSASHLYILTGASRGLGLALARELLQPGNCLVLIARSAAPDLHAPPGAQLTQWQHDLSDARAAAQQLSQWLAQQPPERHASATLINNAGALAQIAPLRECAQAPAQASIANALRVGLEAPMLLSASFLGATADWPGARKVLNISSGLGRRPMAAQAAYCAAKAGMDHFSRCLALEEAARPRGARVCSLAPGVIDTDMQLQLRSADPDRFPDQPRFAQLNARQELSSASASAARVLAWLRHPAFGREPVADVRSLDTGASAMHEGGPGAAGARR; translated from the coding sequence ATGTCCGCTTCCCACCTCTACATCCTCACCGGCGCCTCGCGCGGCCTGGGCCTGGCGCTGGCACGCGAGCTGCTGCAACCGGGGAATTGCCTGGTGCTGATCGCGCGCAGCGCCGCGCCCGACCTGCACGCGCCGCCGGGGGCGCAGCTCACGCAGTGGCAGCACGACCTGAGTGACGCACGCGCCGCCGCGCAGCAGCTCTCTCAGTGGCTGGCGCAGCAGCCGCCCGAGCGCCACGCCAGCGCCACGCTGATCAACAACGCCGGGGCGCTGGCGCAGATTGCGCCGCTGCGCGAATGCGCGCAGGCCCCCGCCCAGGCCAGCATCGCCAACGCGCTGCGCGTGGGGCTGGAAGCGCCCATGCTGCTGAGCGCAAGTTTCCTGGGCGCCACCGCCGACTGGCCCGGGGCGCGCAAGGTGCTCAACATCTCCTCGGGCCTGGGGCGCCGCCCCATGGCCGCGCAGGCCGCCTATTGCGCGGCCAAGGCCGGCATGGACCACTTCAGCCGCTGCCTGGCGCTGGAAGAGGCGGCGCGGCCCCGGGGTGCGCGCGTGTGCTCGCTCGCGCCCGGCGTGATCGACACCGACATGCAGCTGCAGCTGCGCAGCGCCGACCCGGACCGCTTCCCCGACCAGCCGCGCTTTGCGCAGTTGAACGCCCGGCAAGAGCTCAGCAGCGCCAGCGCCAGCGCGGCGCGCGTGCTCGCCTGGCTGCGCCATCCGGCGTTTGGCCGCGAGCCAGTGGCCGACGTGCGCAGCCTCGATACCGGCGCCAGCGCCATGCACGAAGGCGGGCCCGGCGCCGCCGGCGCGCGCCGCTGA
- a CDS encoding PAS domain-containing sensor histidine kinase, with amino-acid sequence MTEPDLSFLFRGEAAPPGKGTPAPAPQPAPVPAAPATGRASAQGQAFADLVAELRGYQAELEAQNKELRYSQAAAESASERFEALFSSVPLSLMVLDEHDMVVQANAMAHRSFQPTELDRPLTSLMPFVSDADADRVHRAFALARAQGRSDASEVVFQIGGERRITGDLHIAYIETLQGSGEPLRQFLCAVIDQGPLLAERHTLQQRNEQLHASERRLEAVINSALDAIICVDQHQRITVFNPTAAALFQCPTRDALGSPLSRFLPELARAPGYAQLTTQAALGEMQARSATGRELAVEVSVTFEHHEGSVTTTVFARDLTARKRAEERRQELEVQLRESQKMQAVGTMAGGIAHDFNNILHAILGNVELAKADAQAPGTDPRVLESLHEIDKAARRARDLVRQILAFSRNEAPPRGAVQLAELMRETERLLRVTLPAHIHLQVQSAAQLPPILADATQVEQALLNLCTNAIQAVGTRPGRVMMQAQCLRPNAALRERLKLAPATYVALQVSDDGPGMDAATRARIFEPFFTTKPVGQGTGLGLPVVHGVMRTHGGAIDVQSAPSRGCLFTLFFPLADAAQVEAESAPMPLMVLADDRPASTRKRPCVMYVDDDEALVFLVRRLLGRRSYEVAGFTDPRTALRALAQEPARFDLLVTDYNMPGFSGVQLLREVRKIRADLPVALASGYITAEIEQSALLEGARALIHKPNDVHELCDTVDRLVRGAP; translated from the coding sequence ATGACCGAGCCGGATTTGTCCTTTCTGTTTCGCGGCGAGGCAGCGCCGCCAGGCAAGGGCACGCCCGCGCCGGCGCCGCAGCCGGCGCCTGTGCCCGCTGCACCGGCCACCGGCCGGGCGTCCGCCCAGGGCCAGGCCTTTGCCGACCTGGTGGCCGAGCTGCGCGGCTACCAGGCCGAACTGGAGGCGCAAAACAAGGAGCTGCGCTACAGCCAGGCGGCGGCCGAGAGCGCCTCCGAGCGCTTCGAGGCGCTGTTTTCCAGCGTGCCGCTGTCGCTCATGGTGCTCGACGAGCACGACATGGTGGTGCAGGCCAACGCCATGGCGCACCGCTCTTTCCAGCCCACCGAGCTCGACCGGCCGCTGACCTCGCTCATGCCCTTCGTGAGCGACGCCGACGCCGACCGCGTGCACCGCGCCTTTGCATTGGCGCGCGCGCAGGGGCGCAGCGACGCCTCCGAGGTAGTGTTTCAGATCGGCGGCGAGCGGCGCATCACCGGCGACCTGCACATCGCCTACATCGAAACCCTGCAGGGCAGTGGCGAGCCGCTGCGCCAGTTCCTCTGCGCGGTCATAGACCAGGGCCCGCTGCTGGCCGAGCGGCACACGCTGCAGCAGAGAAACGAGCAGTTGCACGCGAGCGAGCGGCGCCTGGAAGCGGTGATCAACTCGGCGCTGGACGCAATCATCTGCGTGGACCAGCACCAGCGCATCACCGTCTTCAACCCGACCGCGGCCGCGCTGTTCCAGTGCCCCACGCGCGACGCGCTGGGCAGTCCGCTGTCGCGCTTTCTGCCCGAGCTGGCGCGTGCCCCCGGCTATGCGCAGCTGACCACGCAGGCGGCGCTCGGCGAGATGCAGGCGCGCAGCGCCACCGGGCGCGAGCTGGCGGTAGAGGTCAGCGTCACCTTCGAGCACCACGAGGGCAGCGTCACCACCACCGTGTTCGCGCGCGACCTTACGGCGCGCAAGCGCGCCGAAGAGCGCCGCCAGGAACTCGAGGTGCAGCTGCGCGAATCGCAGAAGATGCAGGCCGTGGGCACCATGGCCGGCGGCATTGCGCACGACTTCAACAACATCTTGCACGCCATTCTGGGCAACGTGGAGCTGGCCAAGGCCGATGCGCAGGCCCCGGGCACCGACCCGCGCGTGCTGGAAAGCCTGCACGAGATCGACAAGGCGGCGCGGCGCGCGCGCGATCTGGTGCGCCAGATCCTCGCCTTCAGCCGCAACGAGGCACCGCCGCGCGGCGCGGTGCAACTGGCCGAGCTGATGCGCGAGACCGAGCGCCTGCTGCGCGTGACCCTGCCCGCGCATATCCATCTGCAAGTGCAAAGCGCAGCGCAATTGCCGCCGATTCTGGCCGACGCCACCCAGGTCGAGCAGGCCTTGCTGAACCTGTGCACCAACGCCATCCAGGCCGTGGGCACGCGGCCCGGGCGCGTGATGATGCAGGCGCAGTGCCTGCGGCCCAACGCGGCGCTGCGCGAGCGCTTGAAACTTGCGCCCGCCACCTACGTGGCGCTGCAGGTGAGCGACGACGGCCCCGGCATGGACGCGGCCACGCGCGCGCGCATCTTCGAGCCCTTCTTCACCACCAAGCCCGTGGGCCAGGGCACGGGCCTGGGCCTGCCCGTGGTGCACGGCGTGATGCGCACCCACGGCGGCGCCATCGACGTGCAAAGCGCGCCCAGCCGCGGCTGCCTGTTCACGCTGTTCTTTCCACTGGCCGACGCCGCGCAAGTGGAGGCCGAAAGCGCCCCCATGCCGCTCATGGTGCTGGCCGACGACAGGCCGGCGAGCACGCGCAAACGCCCCTGCGTGATGTACGTGGACGACGACGAGGCGCTGGTCTTCCTTGTGCGCCGGCTGCTCGGGCGGCGCTCCTATGAAGTGGCCGGCTTCACCGACCCGCGCACCGCGCTGCGCGCACTGGCGCAGGAGCCCGCCCGCTTTGACCTCCTGGTCACCGACTACAACATGCCCGGTTTCTCCGGCGTGCAATTGCTGCGCGAGGTGCGCAAAATCCGCGCCGACCTGCCGGTAGCGCTGGCCTCGGGCTACATCACCGCCGAGATCGAGCAAAGCGCGCTGCTGGAGGGCGCGCGCGCGCTGATACACAAGCCCAACGACGTGCACGAGCTGTGCGACACCGTGGACCGGCTGGTGCGCGGCGCGCCATGA
- a CDS encoding RluA family pseudouridine synthase, with protein sequence MNAAPAADIDPAAAPACASGANAPPLPAPAPLCLYADEDLLALAKPAGLLCVPGRGPHKQDALSTRAQRHWPGALVVHRLDQATSGLVLMARHPEAQRRLGAAFAAQAVHKYYQALVHGCPRAAPLAHPRAQEPGWSVIDLPLAPDWPRRPLQKVDHAGGKPSQTLWRMLACEAGGARSRLLLQPLSGRTHQLRLHLAHIGHPIVGDRLYGQPGQDADAPRLLLHAWRLALAHPRTGQWLELACPLPF encoded by the coding sequence ATGAACGCCGCCCCTGCCGCCGACATCGACCCCGCCGCCGCCCCTGCCTGCGCATCCGGGGCGAACGCGCCGCCCCTGCCTGCCCCGGCGCCGCTTTGCCTGTATGCCGACGAGGACTTGCTGGCGCTGGCCAAGCCCGCCGGCTTGCTGTGCGTGCCCGGGCGCGGGCCGCACAAGCAGGACGCGCTCAGCACGCGCGCCCAGCGGCACTGGCCCGGCGCGCTGGTCGTGCACCGGCTGGACCAGGCCACCTCCGGCCTGGTGCTGATGGCGCGCCACCCCGAGGCCCAGCGCCGCCTGGGCGCGGCCTTCGCGGCGCAGGCGGTGCACAAGTACTACCAGGCGCTGGTGCACGGGTGCCCGCGCGCTGCGCCGCTCGCGCACCCGCGCGCGCAAGAGCCAGGCTGGAGCGTGATCGACCTGCCGCTTGCGCCCGACTGGCCGCGCCGCCCGCTGCAAAAGGTCGATCACGCCGGCGGCAAGCCCAGCCAGACGCTGTGGCGCATGCTGGCGTGCGAAGCCGGCGGCGCGCGCAGCCGCTTGCTGCTGCAGCCGCTCAGCGGGCGCACCCACCAGCTGCGCCTGCACCTGGCGCACATTGGCCACCCCATCGTCGGCGACCGGCTCTACGGCCAGCCGGGGCAGGATGCCGACGCCCCGCGCCTGCTGCTGCACGCCTGGCGTCTGGCGCTCGCTCATCCGCGCACCGGGCAGTGGCTGGAACTTGCCTGCCCGCTGCCGTTCTGA
- a CDS encoding FKBP-type peptidyl-prolyl cis-trans isomerase: protein MRTPFLLLSCALLALSAQAQSGAPVDPVTTQSGLIFQSLHEGTGEAPKASDTVKVHYKGQLADGKEFDSSYQRGQPTEFPLNRVIPCWTEGVQRMKVGGKARLTCPPEIAYGARGAGGVIPPNATLTFEIELLGVRR from the coding sequence ATGCGCACTCCGTTTTTGTTGCTTTCTTGCGCTCTCCTTGCCTTGTCCGCCCAGGCACAAAGCGGCGCGCCCGTCGACCCCGTCACCACCCAAAGCGGCCTGATCTTCCAGTCGCTGCACGAAGGCACGGGCGAGGCGCCCAAGGCCAGCGACACGGTGAAGGTGCACTACAAGGGGCAGTTGGCCGATGGCAAGGAGTTCGACAGCTCCTACCAGCGCGGCCAGCCGACCGAGTTCCCGCTGAACCGCGTCATCCCCTGCTGGACCGAAGGGGTGCAGCGCATGAAGGTGGGCGGCAAGGCCAGGCTCACCTGCCCGCCGGAGATTGCCTATGGCGCGCGCGGTGCGGGCGGGGTGATACCGCCCAATGCCACGCTGACCTTCGAGATCGAACTGCTGGGCGTGCGCCGCTGA
- the gcvH gene encoding glycine cleavage system protein GcvH → MSIKYSKDHEWVDYSNAAAAIVGITAHAQDALGDVVFVELPEVGKSYAAGDVAGVVESVKAASDIYMPVSGEIVEVNEQLRENPSLANTDPTGAGWFFKVKLSQADELDSLLDEAAYQEFTKS, encoded by the coding sequence ATGAGCATCAAGTATTCCAAGGACCATGAATGGGTCGATTACTCCAACGCCGCGGCCGCCATCGTCGGCATCACCGCGCATGCGCAGGACGCGCTGGGCGACGTGGTCTTCGTGGAGCTGCCCGAAGTGGGCAAGAGCTACGCCGCCGGTGACGTGGCGGGCGTGGTCGAATCGGTCAAGGCCGCGTCCGACATCTACATGCCGGTGTCCGGCGAGATCGTGGAAGTCAACGAGCAGCTGCGCGAAAACCCTTCGCTGGCCAACACCGACCCCACGGGCGCGGGCTGGTTCTTCAAGGTCAAGCTGAGCCAGGCCGACGAACTCGACTCCCTGCTGGACGAGGCCGCCTACCAGGAATTCACCAAGTCCTGA
- a CDS encoding Crp/Fnr family transcriptional regulator, whose translation MDEPILTIEERAAINSGRWFSSLSPSLRHDILRCTYVKRYKDGALITARGEFPEEWIACAKGAVRVSSTSLSGKQITLTYVEPGIWFGDVSILDGDQRTHDAYAHGETTIVCVARADFRKILAQHSELYEALLRLQARRIRQLFGLVEDLNTLPLRARLAKQLLHLARSYGTTSLSCEDEVRIGLHLAQEELAQLLGASRQRVNQELKSMEREGAIRIEPGGLVLRDRQALMRITESTG comes from the coding sequence ATGGATGAGCCCATCCTTACGATCGAAGAACGGGCGGCGATCAATTCCGGTCGCTGGTTTTCCTCCTTGTCGCCCTCGCTGCGGCACGACATTCTTCGATGCACCTACGTCAAACGCTACAAGGATGGCGCCTTGATCACCGCCCGCGGCGAGTTCCCCGAGGAGTGGATCGCCTGCGCCAAGGGTGCGGTGCGCGTGAGCTCCACCTCGCTGTCGGGCAAGCAGATCACGCTCACTTACGTGGAGCCGGGCATCTGGTTTGGCGACGTGTCCATCCTCGACGGCGACCAGCGCACGCACGACGCCTATGCGCATGGCGAAACCACCATCGTCTGCGTGGCGCGCGCGGATTTTCGCAAGATCCTGGCGCAGCACTCCGAGCTCTACGAGGCGCTCTTGCGCCTGCAGGCGCGGCGCATACGCCAGCTCTTCGGCCTGGTAGAAGACCTCAACACCCTGCCGCTGCGCGCGCGCCTGGCCAAGCAGCTGCTGCATCTGGCGCGCAGCTATGGCACCACCAGCCTGTCGTGCGAGGACGAGGTGCGCATAGGCCTGCACCTGGCGCAGGAGGAGCTCGCCCAGCTGCTGGGCGCCTCGCGCCAGCGGGTGAACCAGGAGCTCAAATCCATGGAGCGCGAGGGCGCGATCCGCATCGAGCCCGGCGGCCTGGTGCTGCGCGACCGCCAGGCGCTGATGCGCATCACCGAAAGCACAGGCTAG
- a CDS encoding MBL fold metallo-hydrolase — MNKQTAAAEPQGLSYPCGDAPGLGEVSEVADGVYWIRMPLPYSLNHINLWALRDGAGWALVDTGIWSTVTLDAWRALFAGALSGPITRVFITHMHPDHIGMAGWLTRKFGCRLWISRLEYLSCRALVADTGREAPEDAIDFYRRAGWDDEAIETYKTRFGGFGKTIYTMPDSFRRLADGDEIDIGGYRWRVVVGRGHSPEHACLYCPERKLLISGDQVLAGISSNVSVYPTEPDADPLGEWLASLDKLRREVADDVLVLPAHNRPFRGLHERLAQLARSHQESLARLRQVLVEPRRVVDVFGALFARPVTADQILMGLATGEALAHLNYLLVRGEVQASQGEDGCTWYQRRAA, encoded by the coding sequence ATGAACAAGCAAACCGCCGCGGCCGAGCCCCAGGGCTTGAGCTACCCCTGCGGCGACGCGCCCGGCCTGGGCGAAGTCAGCGAAGTGGCCGATGGCGTGTACTGGATACGCATGCCGCTGCCGTATTCGCTCAACCACATCAATCTGTGGGCGCTGCGCGACGGCGCGGGCTGGGCGCTGGTCGATACCGGCATCTGGTCCACGGTGACGCTGGACGCCTGGCGCGCGCTGTTTGCCGGCGCGCTCAGCGGCCCGATCACGCGCGTGTTCATCACGCACATGCACCCGGACCACATCGGCATGGCCGGCTGGCTCACGCGCAAGTTCGGCTGCCGCCTGTGGATCAGCCGCCTGGAATACCTGAGCTGCCGCGCGCTGGTGGCCGACACCGGGCGCGAGGCGCCCGAGGACGCGATCGACTTCTACCGCCGCGCCGGCTGGGACGACGAGGCGATAGAGACCTACAAGACGCGCTTTGGCGGCTTTGGCAAGACGATTTACACCATGCCCGACAGCTTTCGGCGCCTCGCCGATGGCGATGAGATCGACATCGGCGGCTACCGCTGGCGCGTGGTCGTGGGGCGCGGGCATTCGCCCGAGCACGCCTGCCTGTACTGCCCCGAGCGCAAGCTGCTGATCTCGGGCGACCAGGTGCTGGCGGGCATCTCGTCCAACGTCTCGGTCTATCCGACCGAGCCCGACGCCGACCCGCTGGGCGAGTGGCTGGCCTCGCTGGACAAGCTGCGGCGCGAGGTCGCCGACGACGTGCTGGTGCTGCCCGCGCACAATCGGCCTTTTCGCGGCCTGCACGAGCGCCTGGCGCAACTGGCGCGCAGCCATCAGGAGTCGCTCGCGCGGCTCAGGCAGGTGCTGGTCGAGCCGCGGCGCGTGGTCGACGTGTTCGGCGCGCTGTTTGCGCGGCCCGTGACCGCAGACCAGATACTCATGGGCCTGGCCACGGGTGAGGCGCTGGCCCACTTGAACTACCTGCTGGTGCGCGGCGAGGTGCAGGCGAGCCAGGGCGAGGACGGCTGCACCTGGTACCAGCGCCGCGCCGCCTGA
- the gcvP gene encoding aminomethyl-transferring glycine dehydrogenase, which produces MSALPLSALENASEFHARHIGITAADEAHMLSVVGVASRRALVDSIVPRSIARASSMQLPPACTEAQALAELKTIAGKNRVMKSFIGQGYYGTHTPGVILRNVLENPAWYTAYTPYQAEISQGRMEALVNFQTMVTDLTGMDIANASMLDEATAAAEAMTLARRSVRAKGDAIVVMGDAHPQTIEVLRTRAAPLGLRLKLADSAASWDAAIAADDYFAVLIQYPASSGWLMDWSEEIAKIHAKGAAAIVAADLLALTLLKSPGEMDADIVIGSTQRFGMPMGAGGPHAGYMACKDSFKRSLPGRLVGVSVDVHGAPAYRLALQTREQHIRREKATSNICTAQVLPAVVASMYAVYHGPEGLKRIAERTARLSAILKAGLAQLGFSHGHHASAFDTISLKTDDATDSIAARAIRMGANLRKAWDVYLCISLDETSTRADVELLWRIFAGEGRTLPDFAALEQQAPALIPAELRRESPFLTHPVFNTHHSETAMLRYIRQLSDKDLALDRSMIPLGSCTMKLNATSEMIPITWPEFAQIHPFAPADQLAGYAELDRLLRDWLCQATGYAGVSLQPNAGSQGEYAGLLAIRAWHESRGQSQRTVCLIPSSAHGTNPASAQMAGMQVVVTQCDDNGNVDMADLKAQCEKHSDELACVMITYPSTHGVFETQVKELCEIVHRHGGRVYVDGANMNALVGVAAPGEFGGDVSHLNLHKTFCIPHGGGGPGVGPVCVVEDLVPFLPGHATAQASGSMPAAAAGEGMAQGLRVGAVSAAPLGNAAVLPISWMYIRMMGADGLTAATEVAILSANYISKRLADHYPTLYASANGHVAHECILDLRQLKDSSGVMAEDVAKRLIDYGFHAPTLSFPVANTLMVEPTESEDLAELERFIAAMIAIRGEIRQIENGAWPQDDNPLKNAPHTAEALLAQEWKHPYPRELAAYPVASLRKLKYWAPVGRVDNVYGDRNLFCSCPPVAELT; this is translated from the coding sequence ATGTCCGCCCTGCCCTTGTCCGCGCTGGAGAACGCCAGCGAGTTCCACGCCCGCCACATCGGGATCACCGCAGCCGACGAGGCGCACATGCTCTCGGTCGTGGGCGTCGCCTCGCGCCGCGCGCTGGTCGACTCCATCGTGCCGCGCTCCATCGCGCGCGCCAGCAGCATGCAGCTGCCGCCCGCCTGCACCGAAGCGCAGGCGCTGGCCGAGCTCAAAACCATCGCCGGCAAGAACCGGGTGATGAAGAGCTTCATCGGCCAGGGCTATTACGGCACGCACACACCGGGCGTGATCCTGCGCAACGTGCTGGAAAACCCCGCCTGGTACACCGCTTACACGCCCTATCAGGCCGAGATCAGCCAGGGCCGCATGGAGGCGCTGGTCAACTTCCAGACCATGGTGACCGACCTCACCGGCATGGACATCGCCAACGCCTCCATGCTCGACGAGGCCACGGCCGCGGCCGAGGCGATGACGCTTGCGCGCCGCTCGGTGCGCGCCAAGGGCGACGCCATCGTGGTGATGGGCGACGCGCATCCGCAGACCATAGAGGTACTGCGCACACGCGCCGCGCCCCTGGGCCTGCGGCTCAAGCTCGCCGATTCGGCCGCAAGCTGGGATGCGGCGATCGCGGCCGACGACTACTTCGCGGTGCTGATCCAGTACCCGGCCAGCAGCGGCTGGCTGATGGACTGGAGCGAAGAGATCGCCAAGATCCACGCCAAGGGCGCGGCCGCCATCGTCGCGGCCGATCTGCTTGCGCTCACCCTGCTCAAGTCCCCCGGCGAGATGGACGCGGACATCGTCATCGGCAGCACCCAGCGCTTTGGCATGCCCATGGGCGCGGGCGGCCCGCACGCAGGCTACATGGCCTGCAAGGACAGCTTCAAGCGCAGCCTGCCCGGGCGCCTTGTGGGCGTGAGCGTCGACGTGCACGGCGCGCCCGCCTACCGCCTGGCGCTGCAAACGCGCGAGCAGCACATCCGCCGCGAAAAGGCCACCTCCAACATCTGCACCGCCCAGGTGCTGCCCGCGGTCGTCGCCAGCATGTACGCGGTCTACCACGGCCCCGAGGGCCTCAAGCGCATCGCCGAGCGCACCGCGCGCCTGAGCGCCATCCTCAAGGCGGGCCTTGCGCAACTGGGCTTCAGCCACGGGCACCACGCAAGCGCCTTCGACACCATCAGCCTGAAAACCGACGACGCTACCGATTCAATAGCTGCTCGCGCAATACGGATGGGCGCAAACCTCAGAAAAGCCTGGGACGTTTACCTGTGCATCTCGCTGGACGAAACCAGCACGCGCGCCGACGTCGAGCTGCTCTGGCGCATCTTCGCGGGCGAAGGCCGGACCCTGCCCGACTTTGCCGCGCTGGAGCAGCAGGCGCCCGCGCTGATTCCGGCCGAGCTGCGCCGCGAGAGCCCCTTCCTCACGCACCCGGTGTTCAACACGCACCACAGCGAAACCGCGATGCTGCGCTACATCCGCCAGCTCTCGGACAAGGACCTGGCGCTGGACCGCAGCATGATTCCGCTGGGCTCTTGCACCATGAAGCTCAACGCCACCAGCGAGATGATCCCCATCACCTGGCCGGAATTCGCGCAGATCCACCCCTTCGCTCCGGCCGACCAGCTTGCGGGCTACGCCGAACTCGACCGGTTGCTGCGCGACTGGCTGTGCCAGGCCACCGGCTACGCGGGCGTGAGCCTGCAGCCCAATGCCGGCAGCCAGGGCGAATACGCCGGGCTGCTGGCCATCAGGGCCTGGCACGAGTCGCGCGGCCAATCCCAGCGCACGGTCTGCCTGATTCCGAGCAGCGCCCACGGCACCAACCCGGCCAGCGCGCAGATGGCCGGCATGCAGGTAGTGGTGACCCAGTGCGACGACAACGGCAACGTGGACATGGCCGACCTCAAGGCCCAGTGCGAAAAGCACAGTGACGAGCTCGCCTGCGTGATGATCACCTACCCCAGCACCCACGGCGTGTTCGAAACCCAGGTCAAGGAGCTGTGCGAGATCGTGCACCGCCATGGGGGCCGCGTGTATGTCGATGGCGCCAACATGAACGCCCTGGTCGGCGTTGCGGCGCCCGGCGAATTCGGCGGCGACGTGAGCCACCTGAACCTGCACAAGACCTTCTGCATTCCCCACGGCGGGGGCGGCCCCGGCGTGGGCCCGGTCTGCGTGGTCGAAGACCTCGTGCCCTTCCTGCCCGGCCACGCCACGGCCCAGGCCAGCGGCTCCATGCCTGCAGCCGCTGCGGGCGAGGGCATGGCGCAAGGCCTGCGCGTCGGCGCGGTGTCGGCCGCGCCGCTGGGCAATGCCGCCGTGCTGCCCATCAGCTGGATGTACATCCGCATGATGGGCGCCGACGGGCTCACCGCCGCGACCGAGGTGGCCATCCTCAGCGCCAACTACATCAGCAAGCGCCTGGCAGACCACTACCCCACGCTCTACGCCTCCGCCAACGGCCATGTCGCGCACGAATGCATTCTCGATCTGCGCCAGCTCAAGGACAGCAGCGGCGTGATGGCCGAGGACGTGGCCAAGCGCCTGATCGACTACGGCTTTCATGCGCCCACGCTGTCCTTCCCGGTGGCCAACACGTTGATGGTCGAGCCGACCGAAAGCGAAGACCTGGCCGAACTGGAGCGCTTCATCGCCGCGATGATCGCCATCCGGGGTGAAATCCGCCAGATCGAAAACGGCGCCTGGCCGCAGGACGACAACCCGCTCAAGAACGCCCCGCACACCGCCGAAGCCCTGCTGGCGCAGGAATGGAAGCACCCCTACCCGCGCGAACTCGCTGCCTACCCCGTGGCCAGCCTGCGCAAGCTCAAATACTGGGCGCCGGTGGGCCGCGTGGACAACGTCTATGGAGACCGCAATCTGTTTTGCAGTTGCCCGCCGGTGGCAGAGCTGACCTGA